Sequence from the Maribellus comscasis genome:
TCGATGTGGTCATCAAAGCGGGAATCGACCATACGCATATCCAGCGACATTTTGCGGGCATAATCAGTTGCAATCAGCATCTTTGCCTTTTCTTCCCGGTCATTCAGGGGAGCGCGGAACAACAACGTTGCATCACCGGTTTTTGCAAACTGTACCAGGCGGTTGATAAAATCAACCTGGTCAGGTGTCGGCGGAATATTGTGCAGGATTTCATTTTTCTTAGGACGGTCGATTCCAATATCAGCAGCCGTCCTGTAGTCAGTAATCTCGGCGTAAAACTGGGCCAATTCCGGCACCTTAATAAAATACCGGAAACGCTCTTTCTGAACTATTTCATTGGTTACTGAAAACTCATAATCAATGCTTTTCTTTGCAAAAATAGCTGCCCATGCATCGAATGTTTTAATGTTTTGTCGTTCCAGTTCCTTTGGACGCAGGTACTTGAATAACAGGTACAATTCCGTTAAGGAATTGGAGATGGTGGTTCCTGAAAGGAAAGTTGCCCCCAAATCCCTGCCGGTGCGTTCCTGTATGGTGCGAAGCGCAAAAAGCATATTCAATGCCCGCTGACTGCCTTCGGGATTGCCCAGACCGGCTACCCGGTCGTGCCGGGTGTTAAAGGTCAGGTTCTTGAACTTGTGCGATTCATCCACATACAAATGGTCTATCCCCATTAGCCGGAAGTCAACAGCATCGTCCTTCCGGTTTTCAATGTTGAAAGTAATTTGTTTTAACCTGGCTTCCAGGTTCAGTTTACGTTTCACACAGCCTTTCAGCATGGCACGTGAAACTTCTTTACCCTGTCCTTTTAGGACTTCAAGGTTTTCCTCCACACTGTTGAGTTCTGCCTGTAAAATATCGCGCTGTACTTCCGGCGACTGGGGAATCATCCCAAACTGTTCATGTGTCAGGATTACAGCGTCCCAGTTGTTGTTTTTTATCTCATTGAAAATCCGTTGCCGGTTTTTGGGTGTAAAATCCTCCTTGCCCGGATACAGGACACGGGCATTGGGATAGGCTGTGCAGAAAGTTTTGGCAATCTCGTGGATATTGGCTTTCAACCCTGTAATCATCGGTTTGTTGACCAGCCCGAGACGTTTCTTTTCATAGGCACCGCAACACATGATGAGCGTTTTCCCGCCACCGACTTCGTGGTCGCAAATACCGCCACCGTTGATTTTGTCCATCCAGATAGCATCTTTCTGGCTTCGGTAAAGGTTGTCGATGCCCAGCCCTTTCAGGTCAAGTCCCGGAAAATTTTGGTGCGAACCGTCATAAGCCGGGCGGACAAAACAGTTAAAAGTGCGGTTATACAAACCGGCCAGCCGGTCTTTGAACTCCGGCGATTGTTCCCGGAGCCAATCTGAGAAACCGTTGCGCATTTCATCGATACGGGTATTGGCAAGCTGGATGGCTTCCCCGTCGCGGACCTTTACTTCTTCACCGTCCACTAGGATTGTTTTGGTGATGTCCGGCGAAGTATTTTGTAAACCATGCTTCATCAGTGCCAGCCCGTCGAAAGTGCGGCTTTGCGATTTTACGGCATACTGGTCGGTAATCTTTACATTCGAATAACCGGATTGAACACTGAACTCATCAGGGCTGGAGGCATAGTGAATGTTAACTTCGGTGTCAAAAAGGTGTGAAGCATATTTGTTATAAATGCCTGTCGGAATCCAGCGTTCACCAAAATTAAAATCAAGGTCGTCGAAGGCAATGGGTTTGGGTGTGGCTTCCCGTAGGGCGTGTAACGATTCTTCCGCCTCACGGTGTCCGGGATTATGTTCCAGGAAACGTTCTGCTTCTTCTGCTTTGGAAATGACATTGCCCGATATAAATTTATCTGCCACCTCGTATCCGCCGGTCATTGGATTGAAATATACCGTCCCTTTCAATTCTTCCTTTAGGTCATCTATCGTATTACCGGTAAGGGAGGCCATATAGCCCAGGTTTACCCCGGCATATTTATTAAGCGAAGCTGCCAGCGCTTCATGTGGTGTATCAACCGAGGTAAGTTCGTTTGGATTGAACGCCACCGGACGGTTGAAAATATCGGCTTTTACTGCTTTTCCGTCAATATAGCGTTCCAGCGATAAAATTTCCGTTCCCCATACATCCATCTTAATCAGGTCGAGGTTTTTCTTGTCGTTGAGTAACCCGAACCGAAAGGAAAAATTATCGTACAGGTGGTTCAGCATTTCACGAAGGGCGGGATTGGCTTCCAGCCGTTTAGCTTCGTTGCGGTACAGGTGGTGATAAGTATCGCGTATTTCAATATATAGAGATGCTTTCTGCTTTTGAGTGCTGTTTATATCCAGCGGGTGGAACATAGGCTGTAAGCCTTCAATATCCCTTAAATAACCGATACGGTTGGACTGGTCGGATACCAGTGAACCTTCTCTGTAGTGAGGTAATAACCCTGTTTTGAATGGCACAGGCTTCATTGCTTCCTCACGTTCGCGCTGTTCTAGTTCCCTCGTTAAGTTTTGCGGCTGTCCTACTTTTTCCGTACCGTTTAACGGATGTACATTCCTGTTTTTGAGGGATTCTTTTTCCAATTGCTTTCTTTTTTGGATTCCTTCGTAATGCAACCGTTCCCGCCATTCCATAAAAGGAATTTCCTGTTGCTCTTGTTTTTGGGGCATTTGCATTCTTCTCCGGTTGGGGCGTCCCTGCTGGCTGCGTTCTTCTTTGGAAAGTCCAAATAATTCGTACAAACTGATTAACGGTTCCTGCGTAATAGTCTGCCGGGGTTTCGCCTCCGTAGCAGGTTCTTTCTGAATGGCCGAATCATCCATATCGAAAAGCGTACCCTGCCCTGAATATATTCGTTGTTGCTTTTGCGGTTCGGGTTTATTTTCTATCGTAGGTTTTACCGCTCCGGTTTGATTATCGTTGGGGAACCAATTATCCTCGATAGCTTGCCAAAATGGATCGAGGTCATTTGAATCTAATTTAAGCGCCGGTTTGATTTCTACGGTGGCCGCTGCCTGTTGTTCCGGTGTGTCCTGTGCATGGGATTGATAACGCTGCAAGTCCAAATGCCGGGAGAAATCTTCTTTCAGCATTTGCCTCAGGTCTTTGGCCATTCCTTCTATGCCGCCTTTATGGGTGAACACCATTGCCGGTTTGCCGTATGGGTCGGTATCGACTTTGGCATCGGTATGGACCACCCTGTCAAAGGTTTTAAAGCAATTGTTGACCGTTATACCATTGGATAAGGTGCGTGATTCAATAAATGCCTGTTTTTCTGGCTTCGAAACAGACTGGTCTTGTTGTTCCCGTTTTTGCAGTACAATGAGGTCGCTGCCAACCTCGGTTCCTGCATGTTCGGTAAACAGGTTGTTTGGGAGTCGGATAACTGAAACTGGATCGCAAGGGGACATCAGGTATTCCCGTACCGGACGGTTTGCCGGGGCGTTCAATACTCCCTGCGAGGTAATGAAAGCCACCAGTCCTCCCGGACGTACCATATCCACCGATTTCAGGAAAAAGTAATTGTGGATAGAGCGTGAGGCTAGCTTTCTTGCCGGGTCGTTGCCGGAAAAGAAAGCCGGGTCGAACACTGCCACATCCCCGAAAGGGATATTGCTTGCCACTACATCGTAATAACCGGCATATTTTTTTTCAATATTTTCAAAACCCTCTACTCTTATTTTATCTTCCGAATGAAGGTGTTTGAGTATCATTCCGGTAATAGGGTCTTTCTCAAAACAGGTTACTTCTGCATCAGGGGAAAGCTGTTTAAAAGCTTGGGCAAATACTCCTGTTCCTGCGCTCGGGTCAAGCAAGCGGGATGGTTTGATTCCGCTATCACTGAGTGCTTCTGCCAGCGCATTTACTACTTCCGATGGAGTATAAAATGCTGTCAGTATGGAGTTTTTTAGACCCTCGAAATAGCGTTTGTATTCTTTCTCATCGCGGGTATTTTCGCTTAAAACCTTGTGCAGTTCATTTATCAGGGGATTGGCTGAACCGTTGGCCGGAAGAGGGTCGAGTATTTCTTTAATGGCACCAAACCCGGAATACCGAGCTAATATTTCCTTTTCCCCAACTGTTGACAGCCTGTTTTTCTGTTCAAGGGTAAATGCCGTTTTTATCGCATCTATATTTGCCCGCAGGTGTAACTTTTTATTGTAAGCCATCTTCGAGCAGTATTTCGACGGTCCCCGTCAGTTCAGTAAATAATTCATCGTATTTCGGCGAACTGGCAAAATCATCTGAACGGGTGTATTTGTCCAGTACTTCATTGCAAAGTGGTAAGATTTGAAAGGCAATCTCTTTTGCCTTGTCTTCGGGGATTTCATCTGAAAACTCGTTCCAAAGGATATGAACGAGGGTGTTGTAAGGGGAAAAGTGCAGGCCCCGGAAAAGTTCCGCTGATGCCAGTTCTTCCGCCTCAATATGTGTCTGCCCGTCTTTTATTGCATTGCTGTACATTTCTGCTGCGGCATTGGCGCGTTCCTCAATGAAAGCCGTGTCTCCGGCACGGTCTGGATGGTTTTCCCTGAGGTAAGAAAGAAGTGAAAGCCCGTAATAGGAAAATTCCTGTCCGGTTTTATTTTTTGCATTTTTCATGATAACGGATATTTAGTGGTTGAAAAAGGGAAGGCTATGCCAAGCAAAAACGCCCCGGGTTCCCACCCGGAGCGCACCACTAAAATATCCGTCACCAACAATCAATAAACAAACAAAGAAATGTTATGCGTATCGAAGAAAGCAGCGGTATATTCAGTGGTAAATATAACCATTCCTGATTGAACTTGTCTTCTGTTATTTCATACGGAACTGTTTAAAACAGAACTCAGATTTTGAGACCACTTTTCTTTGCAGCAGGCCTGCGTGCTTCTTGCTTAAACTGGTTTTCCGTAGGCTTTTGCTGTTCCTGTTTTAATGGCTCTTTTACATTCTTGGTCGCTTCATTGGTTTTGCCATCGTTGTTTACAGCTACCTGCGTTTTGCTCTCTTCCGCAGGTTTGACTTCTGCGTCCTGCTTTTTGGCTTTGTCGGGGTTCCACCTGAAAAAATCGAATTTCATTTTCTCCGGATTCGGTTTTACCCATGCGTTGAATGGTTCCCCTTTGTCGTCTTTCAGCATCCCCCGGATATAGGTGGCCTGGCCTGCTTTTAGGTATTCCTGTTGTTTTTCAGTCAGTTCAACGCCAAGCAATTTTTTAGGGATAAACAGTTGTTTTGTTTTCTCTGTCTCTCCTTCAGGAGCGTTCTCTTTCTGTTGACTTCGGATTTCCTTGTTCTCTATTGAGTAGCGGTTACGATCGAGCCCTTCATAGGTGAAATCAAACTTTTTGTCCGAAGCGTTAATTTGGATATACCCGTCAAAGAACCGGCCTGTGCGGGAAACCATTTTTTCAACCAACACTTTTTCGCCTGCGCCAAGCCTTTGCTGTTGGCCTTCAGAAAGGTCTGCTCCTTTAATTTTATTGGGAATGGAAATATTTTCAACCGGCAAGGCTTCGAGTTTGTTGGTAAGCCGGTCGAGCGAAACGAAAGCCGGTATTTTCTGTCCGGGCGAAGGTTCTAGTTCAACCACCCTTCCTGCGTTCAATGATTGCCGCAGATTCTCCTTATCCTGTTCATTCAGAAGGACACCGTGAAACGGGGCATCCAGGTTGGGCTTTTCCTGCCAGTAATGAGGAATGATTTTTAGTGAACCATCGGTCTGTTCTTCCAGCGACACACGCCCTTTGGTAGGAACGCGGATACCTGGTTCCAGTTCAGGGTTTAGAGGAATCATTTGAGGTGATTTGTGCCCGTAGGACATGGCTTTGAGGTGGGGTTCCAAATCGGCAGCAGCGATTCCGTATTTTTGGAGTTCCTGCCGGTCTATTTTATTGACATCCATCGGCTGGAATGTACTTTGTGCGGTTTCGTCTCCGCCACCTTGCGTTTTCTGCGGATTCCGTTGCTGTACCTTTTCAAGGTACTCCGCCGGATTTACACGGTGCAGTTCCAGTTCGTGGGGGTCGAGGTCGGTTTTAACAAGCTTATCCAGCATTTTTTCTGTCATCAGGAAGAATCCCGTGTGGGTGGGTTGCTGCGCCTGTTCCACCATCTTTTTGAAGAACGCCTCCAGCATGGCCTCGTTCGTGTTCACCGCAAAAAGGCTGTTTTGGTTTTTAGCTGTCGGTTCTGCTGTTTGGATGTTGCCTTTTTCATCCATACCTGTGACGGCTTTTACTTTGCCGTCCTTAACGTCTTTGACGAGTAATACTTTTTTGTCGTCGTTACTGATTTTTTCGTCCATCTTACGAATGTTTTAGTTTTTGCACCACTATTGATGCATGGACGAATTTATGCGTAACTACATGACAAATAAAGGGATGTTCAGATGGTGGCAGCTTGAGGAACTGTGGTGGTGGTTTGTGGCGTTATTGAGAATCTGATAAAAGAGAAAAAATGATTCCAACCGCCATTATTGTGAGAATACGTCACATATATTCATTTCATTATATATAAAACCAATTGATATTTTTTGAGGCTGGCATGGTTGGACCGAAATCGCCATTTGTAGCCAGCCCGCAAATTTCCTATTATATTTAGTGTATTTGGAAAACCTATTTTGTCAATTTTTCTATGAATAGCTTGTTACGCAATATAGCCCTATCCAATAATGTTGTGTATTTTATAACTTCTGTGTATAATGAACCATCGGAACGATTTTCGCCTGGTATTGTTTTAGATGGTCTGAATAAATAATCAAATTGGTAAGATGCCTTGAAATCACCATCAAAAGATTTAACTTCCCTTGCAGTTATTCCCTCTCCAATTAAATATCCGTAAAAAGTATCTATCTGCAAACCCTCTTCGCTGAAATTTCTTATTAATGATGCGTATCTATTTATTTGATTGAGATGTACACCAACATTAACATCCGGATTTTTAAATTCAATTATAATACATTTACCTTCAGCAGGAAATAATAGAACATCAGGCTTTTTAATTTTTCTGTTTTCCCCTAATGAATGTAAATATTCCTCTTCTTCTTTTGTAAAATCTTGTTTAAATATCTTTTTGCTGTCAATTTCAATTTGATTTAATTGGCCTTCTGATTTTCCTCTAAAATAGATGAAGTCTTCATTTATTAACCATAAATCACTTTTTTCAGGATTATCTGAACTTTGCTGAAAAATTAGATTATGTAATAATTTCTCATCAATATTTCTTTTGTTTGTTTTTTGTATTTCGAGTTGTTTTTTAAGGATTTTATCGAATAATTCTAAGACAAGCTTTCTTCTTGCAACATAATGGGTTAAAGCTGCTTTATTCTGGAGAGGCATCGTTTTTACTAATTCATCTACCTGAACTCTTAGGTTTTCTTCGTAATCTTCTTCAGCAGGATTTAAATTTTCTATTTGCTGAATATGTTGTTTCATTATAGCATCTTTGTTTGCTACTAATTTTGCGTCAGCCTGATAAACTTTTTCAAGAATTTTATCATCACTATCATTCAGCCCAATTTTAATAGAATTTAGTGTTTCGTCACTTAAAAGAAACATACTTTTTAATTTCTGAATATCGTCAAGCTTATTATCACGTTTAGTTTTTATTTCATCATATAAATTCTCAATTACTCTGTTAGCTTTTTCCTGAATCTCGTCAAGCAATATAACTTCCTCATTAAATAATGTTTCAGTGTAATTTTTCTTAAATTCTTCTTTAGTAGGGATATTTAAATCACCTCTAGTATCTGTATCACATTTGTCAATATATTCGCCCGAAAGTAGAAAGAGATATCTATTATCCTCGATAAAATCATCAGACAATAAAGATTCCAGTTTTATTTCTTTTGCAATTTCCCCTTTACTTGTGAGTTTCAATCCGTTCTTTTGTAGTTTGTTTTTTGAAATTTTAAATGATTTTAAATTTAACATTTCCTTATTGTCTGTTTTCTGAATGGATTTATCTTCTATTGACATTTTGCAGTAATAAATATCAATGTCCTTTTGGTTGTCCGGCGTAGGTATATCATCCGATACAATTTTAATATTTTCTTTCAGCTCGTTGTCCACGATTTGCTGAATAGTGAATTCGGGCAATTGATTTCTGTTTTCACAGAAATAGGCTAAATAGTGAGAAATAATATTTTCTTTTATCTCATTGGTTGTTAATGATTTTAAAAAAGATTCATCCTTTTCACTTAAAGGATTTTTTAATGATAAAACCGTGTAACTCTTATTAGATTTAATTTCTTCATCTTCCTTCAAATTAATAATTGAATTTTTATCCAAATATGGTTTTGATTTAGATAATGTGAATTCTTTTTGACGGTAGCCAGTAGGCGAGCTTGAATCTCTAAATACACTTTTAAAAACAGTTTTGTCAAAAAAATGTAGAAATTGTATTCTTCCAGAACCTTTATTAGAAAAACCTTTTCCACAATCATTCAAAGCTATAAATCTTTCAAATTCACTATCTTCAAATCCAAGTCCGTTATCTTCGATTACGATCTCATTGAAATTATAGGTGTCATCTTCTTTTGAGAATAAATTCTTACTTAAGATTAGTTTGATAATAACTTCTCCTTTTATTTCAATGTTATACTTGTCCTTCAATAGTTTTAATGCTTCTAAGGCATTTGTTACTGCTTCATATATTGGCTGTAACTGATTGGGATTCTTTCTAATTTTTGGCAACGTACCCGAATAGTTAATACCGGTAGCTGTTATAAAACCTTTTCTAATTTTCATAATAACTCGCTCACCTTAGTTACATGTTTAAAATTCACTTCATCAAAAACTTCGAAATGTCTTTCGCCGCATTGGATTTTTTGTTGTTCTTCTTTTCGTAGCTTGTCTTTGTCGGTTGTTGATTTGGTTTCGGCTACGAAATAGATTTTCTTTTCGTCTTTCATCACTACTGCCCAATCGGGGTTATATGTGCCGATGGGAGTCGGTATTTTAAACCAGAACGGCAGTTTAAAATAAAATTCTACCTGTTCGCTGGTTTCGCAATCTTTGGCAAACTGGCTTTCTACGTTTGAATCCAAAGGAATGTATTTTTCATATATGGTTTTTGATACATCGTTGACCTCAAATGTCAGGCTATCTAAATATGTTTCAATCTCGTTTTCATCAAACAGCCTCATTTCGTATTCGGATGTACCAATTTTTTCATATTTAATGCCTTCTACCATTAAGTCGTTTAAGGTTTTTCGGATGGAGGAGACAGCCAAATCAAGAAATAATTGCGGATTGATAAGTATTTCTTCAATCTTGCCCGATTCTTTGAGTATTGTTAAAATGGTTGAACGAGTTAATTCGGTGCGGTGTTGGATATATCCTAAAACATCTGGTATCGGGAATTTTAAGCCGTACACTTCTTTTTTTTCTGCTACATAGTTGGTATCAATACCGGATTTGGTCATTGATAGTGAAACTTTTGTTGAGCGAACCGATGGCGGTTGAATTTTTGGAAGGTCTTTTATTTGCTTTCCAGCCACTTTTATTAAATCATCAGTATTATAGGAAACCTGATATGTTGTTTTGTGTTTAATACGCTCCCATATTTCCAAAAATTTCGGGTCGGCTTCAAAACCTTTGCGGTAATTAATGCGGGTACGTTCCGTTTTGTTTTTAATTCGACCTTCGAAAGAAACCCCACAATCTTCTTCTATTTCAGTTTGAAGTGTTTTTGCAAAGTCTTCATAAGCTTCATTTGCAATTACAGTTAAACGGTTTATATTCCTGTCATACGAACGTATTCCTTCCTGATTAACCGATAAACGCAAGCCCCGACCGATTTCCTGACGTTTTTTAATATCGGATTTGGTTTCGTTTAAGGTACAAATCTGAAATACATTCGGATTGTCCCAGCCTTCACGCAAAGCAGAATGAGAAAAAATAAAACGTAACGGATTTTCAATATCCAGCAATTTTTCTTTATCCTGCATGATTAGTTTGTAGGTGTCATCGTCTGCCTGTGTTTCACCTGATGTGTCTTTGAACCGTCCTTTTTTATCGGCTGAGAAATAACCGTTGTGAACGTTTGCTATATCAAATTTATTGAGTTCGCTAAAGGCTGGTTGTGAAATAAATTCGGTGTAAATTTCTTCGAACCATTTTGCAAATTTGCCCTGTAACGGATTACCAGAATCGTCATAATTCCGATAATTGGAAACTTTATCGATGAAAAACAGGGAGAGGACTTTTATTCCTTTTGGGTTTAACCGTTTTTCTTTTTTGAGGTGTTCTTCAATGGTTTTACGGATTTGAAATTTCATGATTTCATCGGACATCCCTCCCTGACTGTCGCCTACATACATGATTGAACCATTGGAAAGGGTTATACATTGATTTGAAGCGTCTATTTCTTCAATTAAAAATCCCTCTTTGTATATTTCCCTTTCATTTGACAGGTTGTAAATATCGTCTCCGACTTTTACGGTTACTGATTTCTTTTTAACCCCTGAATCTGAATTAGTATCAATTTTAATTTTTGCAGATACCCTTGTTTTTGTTGCGTTTGTTGCTTCTACCTGTATGAACGCCTGGTTAGAACTATTCTCGGAAATTACAGAATCGACCTCAATTTGTTTAACCAAACCCAAATCATATGCTTTTACAGGGTTAAGGCTATAAACCAGATTGTAAAGGTTTAAATGGGTAGCGGAATAACGCAGAGTACAAAGAGGATTTAAGTTTGCTATGGCTTTTTTTCGGATTTCGGTTTCCATGTTTTGAGGCTCGTCCACAATAACAATGGGATTTGTAGCCTGAATAAATTCAACCGGGCGTTGACCAGTTAATTTATCGTTTGGTCTGTTGATGATATTTAAATCTTTAGCAAAAGAATCAATATTGATTACCAATATTTCAATGTTATTATTGGAAGCAAAACTTCTGAGATTTGAAACTCTTTTGGAATCGTAAACCTGAAAGTTTAACGGTGTTTTGTCATAGATGCCCTGAAAGTGGTCATGAGTAATTTGCAGGTTTTTCAGAACCCCTTCACGAATCGCCACACTCGGCACGACAATAACAAATTTCTTAAAGCCAAATTGCTTACTTAATTCATAGATTGTGCGCAGATATACATAGGTCTTCCCTGTACCTGTTTCCATTTCCACAGAAAAATTCATCCCTTCCAACGATTCACTTACCGAAATTTCATTTTCGGATTGAATGGTTTTCAGGTTTTCTGTAATTTGTTCTTCAGATAGTATGAGGTTGTTTCCTACACCGGAAATTAACTTTAATTTGTCTTCCTTGTCGATGTGAAAACTTGTGTTTGCTTCATTCAATGGTTGCCCTTCAAAGATGCCGGTTATTGCATTGATGGCTTGTATTTGATAATTCTGATTTGCGTCAAATTGTAATTTCATGGTCTAACTCTTGATTTCACGCCCCAAAATTCTTTGTCTCGATTTTCTTCGGAAGTATCTAAAACAATTTTATCATGAATGCTGCAGATATATCGAATCCTATCTTCCGTTAAATTATTAAAACTTGCTAATCTTCTTGTAGTTAGCCAGTTATTATCGTTTCCCATACCTGTGTTTTTATTTAAATACTCGAAGACTTTCCTTTTATGATAATTAGTTAATATATTTTCCCGAATTAATTCAATTAACCAGATTGAAATACCAGCAATGAATCCGCCTGTACCACCTATTATTATTCCTTCAAGTATTTTTTCGCAGTCCATTTTAAATTGTTTTAAAGTCTATTCCGGAATCCTTCATTTGAAGAACGGTATTTGTTTTAAGCTGGTCGTTGCCTTCGAAAAGCTTGTCCAATGCAATCACTTTTTGAGGTTTTAAATGAATTACTTCATTAATAATCTCATTGGAAACAGATTCCAGTAAAAGAATCATTTCATTGGTATTAACGATGTACATGTTGTTTATTTGTTGAATCTCACTATTTAGGTCGAAACCGGATTTAATGAGCAGTTCGTAAACCATGTTTTCATTTTGGGCTTCTTCTGAAATTGGATTGGTAAAGAGCTCCATTTGTTTTTCCAGGTCTTCTGCAGTTTCAATCCCTTGCTGTCTCCATAGTTTGAAATTAGAGTCGGAGAGTTTGAATACCTTGAAGCCCAAATCAATTTTCTTTTCGGAATTAAAATCAAGCTCATTCTGTTTATCCTCTTTTATAAGTTTAGCCGCACGCTTTATTCTTTCTTTAGCCACTTCGGCAATAGTTTTATAGCCAGCTTTAAAGGCTTCACTTTTTTCGATACAATTTTCTGGTAATTGAACGCAAATATATTTTCGGTCAATATCTTCCTCCCTATTTAATTCCATGACTGCATGAGCAGTAGTTCCAGAGCCTGAAAAAAAGTCAAGAATAATATTCTCTTCTTCAATGGATGAAGCACCTTGTTGTATTAGTAATTTGATTAAATCTTTTGGTTTGGGAAAATCAAAATACTCTTTATCGTCAAAAATTGTTCTAACTTCTCTTGTTCCTTGAGTATTGTATACTGTATTTAATATTGTTGAAAAACCTGTAAACTCACTTTCCAAATCACGTTGAAATTTTTTTCTTCGTGGGCGACCTTCAGGGTTTTTAGGAAAAATTATTTCATCATTTTTAATTAAGCTCATCATTCTTTTAGGCTCATAACGCCACCCTGTTGGTGGACAAGGATAAACTATTCCAGTTTTGGGGTCTTCTAAATCATAATGTAGATTTGGTCGCTGCTCTTTGGTCGCAAGACCCGTCATATCTGCACTCATCCAATCACCTCTTTTATCATTATCTGGATTTGAATATTTATTCATATCCTTTTCTGCCCCTCTGATTAGGCCATTATCTGATTTTCGGTAACAAATAATATATTCATGGTCTGTTGAAGCACCATTTTTTGACCTGCTATCTACATTTTGCCTTCTTTTCCATATAAATTGAGCAATGAAATTTTCTTCACCAAATATTTCATTCATCAATAATCGAAGATTGTGAATCTCATTGTCATCAATAGAAACGAATATTGCTCCATCATCCTTTAGCAAGTTCTTGGAAAGAAATAAACGCGGGTACATCATATTTAACCAGTTGGAATGGTACTGGCCGTTTTCTTTGCTATTCTTACGATACATCCCTTCTTTGGTCATATATCCTTCTTCGTCTTTGTCGCCGACCCGTTTTTGGTATTCCTCTTTGGTTTCTGAAAATTTGTCGGGGTAAATAAATGAATCGTTGCCGGTATTGTAAGGCGGGTCGATGTATATCATTTTTATTTTTCCGAAATAGCTTTTTTGCAGGATCTTCAATACTTCGAGGTTTTCTCCTTCAATAAAAATGTTTTCAGTTTCATCGAAATCTATTGATTCTTCTTTTGCCGGAATTAACGTCCTGGTTGAAGGCGACTGCAGAACCCTGAAAACATCTGATTTGCCTGCCCAATTTAAAACATACCTTTCATTATTAAAGTTAATATCCTCACCTAAGGTTGCTTTTAACCTTTCCCAATCAATTTTACCTTCTGAGAATATTTCGGGCGTTAATTCTTTTAAGTTTGTTAGCAGTATGTCTTTAGGTATTTGCGAATTTCCGGTCATATTTTATTTGATTTCATTTATATCTTTTTCAATTAATTTGAATTTATCCTTTATTTCTTCACCCATATA
This genomic interval carries:
- a CDS encoding site-specific DNA-methyltransferase: MTGNSQIPKDILLTNLKELTPEIFSEGKIDWERLKATLGEDINFNNERYVLNWAGKSDVFRVLQSPSTRTLIPAKEESIDFDETENIFIEGENLEVLKILQKSYFGKIKMIYIDPPYNTGNDSFIYPDKFSETKEEYQKRVGDKDEEGYMTKEGMYRKNSKENGQYHSNWLNMMYPRLFLSKNLLKDDGAIFVSIDDNEIHNLRLLMNEIFGEENFIAQFIWKRRQNVDSRSKNGASTDHEYIICYRKSDNGLIRGAEKDMNKYSNPDNDKRGDWMSADMTGLATKEQRPNLHYDLEDPKTGIVYPCPPTGWRYEPKRMMSLIKNDEIIFPKNPEGRPRRKKFQRDLESEFTGFSTILNTVYNTQGTREVRTIFDDKEYFDFPKPKDLIKLLIQQGASSIEEENIILDFFSGSGTTAHAVMELNREEDIDRKYICVQLPENCIEKSEAFKAGYKTIAEVAKERIKRAAKLIKEDKQNELDFNSEKKIDLGFKVFKLSDSNFKLWRQQGIETAEDLEKQMELFTNPISEEAQNENMVYELLIKSGFDLNSEIQQINNMYIVNTNEMILLLESVSNEIINEVIHLKPQKVIALDKLFEGNDQLKTNTVLQMKDSGIDFKTI